A genomic region of Methanobacterium sp. SMA-27 contains the following coding sequences:
- a CDS encoding methanogenesis marker 17 protein, with protein MKVECYDENGAEVYDMIIRHILQEVQVSRSIGDLRVYVDPREPIFIIVVKLEKASQPIVIDDFAEYKFNKEGNEMFIKINDETYLPDLLEKLWKTEGRNKIHQPNRFEVIIDDPQTELKGMVVRDPQDDLRNKVYDAIFRIIPEGFRVIDHKSVGNIIALTCTDEIMKDEWLKKTDEIIEEVKNE; from the coding sequence ATGAAGGTAGAATGTTACGATGAAAATGGGGCAGAAGTCTATGACATGATAATTAGACATATATTACAGGAAGTTCAAGTGTCTAGATCAATAGGCGATCTTCGGGTTTACGTTGATCCCAGAGAACCCATTTTTATAATTGTTGTTAAATTAGAAAAGGCTTCTCAACCAATTGTTATTGATGATTTTGCAGAATATAAATTCAACAAAGAAGGAAATGAAATGTTTATAAAGATCAATGATGAAACATACCTGCCTGATCTACTGGAAAAACTTTGGAAAACTGAAGGAAGAAACAAAATACACCAGCCTAATCGTTTTGAAGTTATCATAGACGATCCTCAAACAGAATTAAAAGGAATGGTTGTACGTGACCCTCAGGATGACCTTAGAAATAAAGTTTACGATGCTATATTCAGAATTATCCCTGAAGGTTTCAGGGTTATTGATCATAAATCTGTAGGAAATATTATTGCTTTAACATGTACAGACGAAATTATGAAGGATGAATGGCTTAAAAAAACCGACGAAATCATTGAGGAGGTTAAAAATGAATGA
- a CDS encoding methanogenesis marker 15 protein, whose protein sequence is MVKIAQISCGTDYSGIQKEIEKAAETFGAQMIIPEADLDYIDEAYKKFGFNAASTGIRLMIARATSIVEGKTDADAVFIATCFRCAEGALVRNEIRRFIQKNTNLPVVTYSFTERTKADELFIRMEALSTIVARKSLLAREKQEGLTLGIDSGSSTTKVVIMENNKVIGTGWLPTADVIETANIGMEQAFKETDYKLEDVDGVGVTGYGRLRIGHHMNAQLIQEELSVNSKGAVYLANRQKGEATVLDIGGMDNKVITVNDGIPDNFTMGGICAGASGRFLEMTARRLGIDISELGPLALKGNYKNAALNSYCIVFGIQDLVTSLAAGGSKEDVAAAACYSVAEQVYEQQLQEIDLREPLIQVGGTSLIGGLVEAVSTVLGGIEVIVPENSQYIGAVGSALLVSGLGVKK, encoded by the coding sequence ATGGTTAAAATAGCTCAAATATCATGCGGAACAGATTATAGTGGTATTCAAAAAGAGATAGAAAAGGCCGCAGAAACATTTGGGGCCCAAATGATCATACCTGAAGCAGATTTGGACTACATAGATGAAGCTTATAAAAAGTTTGGATTTAATGCAGCAAGTACTGGTATAAGACTGATGATAGCCAGAGCCACATCCATAGTCGAAGGAAAAACAGATGCAGATGCAGTTTTTATAGCTACTTGTTTTAGATGTGCAGAAGGTGCACTTGTAAGGAATGAGATAAGGAGATTCATACAAAAGAACACCAATCTACCCGTTGTAACATATTCATTTACAGAACGAACCAAGGCAGATGAACTATTCATAAGAATGGAAGCACTTTCAACTATAGTTGCTAGAAAAAGTCTACTTGCAAGAGAAAAGCAGGAAGGCCTTACATTAGGTATAGATTCAGGTTCTTCAACAACAAAAGTAGTTATTATGGAGAATAACAAGGTAATAGGTACTGGTTGGTTACCCACAGCAGATGTTATAGAAACAGCTAACATTGGAATGGAACAGGCTTTCAAGGAAACAGATTACAAACTTGAGGATGTTGATGGTGTGGGTGTTACAGGATATGGGAGACTGAGAATAGGACACCATATGAATGCTCAACTTATCCAAGAAGAGCTCAGCGTTAACTCAAAAGGTGCTGTTTACCTTGCAAACAGGCAGAAAGGTGAAGCAACAGTTCTTGATATTGGAGGAATGGATAACAAGGTCATAACAGTAAACGATGGAATACCTGACAACTTCACAATGGGAGGAATATGTGCAGGGGCATCTGGAAGATTCCTTGAAATGACTGCAAGAAGATTAGGTATAGATATAAGCGAACTTGGCCCATTAGCACTAAAAGGAAACTACAAAAATGCAGCATTAAACAGTTACTGTATAGTATTTGGAATTCAAGACCTTGTAACCTCATTAGCAGCAGGAGGATCAAAGGAAGATGTAGCAGCAGCTGCTTGTTATTCGGTTGCAGAACAGGTTTACGAACAACAACTTCAAGAGATTGATCTAAGGGAACCTCTTATCCAAGTTGGAGGGACATCACTTATAGGGGGTCTTGTTGAAGCTGTAAGTACAGTATTAGGTGGAATTGAAGTAATTGTACCCGAAAACTCGCAGTACATAGGAGCTGTTGGTTCAGCACTTTTAGTATCCGGATTAGGAGTTAAGAAATGA
- a CDS encoding methanogenesis marker 5 protein, with product MKIAIFPPNSLILADLIERRGHEPLVLQKEIRKRVTDVEIDSPPLNITEEEPIKGLKYAAIEVPSGVRGRMAIFGPLIDAAEAAIIMEDAPFGFGCIGCARTNELSMFCLRKRGIPLLELHYPTTKEETMEVVNKINTFLDNLEKSEESNG from the coding sequence TTGAAAATAGCAATTTTCCCACCTAACTCACTTATACTTGCAGATCTCATTGAAAGAAGGGGCCATGAACCACTTGTTTTGCAAAAAGAAATCAGAAAAAGGGTTACTGACGTTGAAATAGATTCACCACCATTAAATATTACAGAAGAAGAACCTATTAAAGGGCTTAAATATGCTGCAATTGAAGTGCCTTCAGGTGTTAGAGGCAGAATGGCAATATTTGGTCCTCTAATAGATGCTGCTGAAGCAGCAATAATAATGGAAGATGCACCTTTTGGTTTTGGATGTATTGGGTGTGCTAGAACCAATGAACTTTCAATGTTCTGCCTCAGAAAACGTGGAATACCTCTTTTAGAACTACATTATCCAACAACCAAAGAAGAAACAATGGAAGTTGTCAACAAGATCAATACATTCTTAGACAATTTAGAGAAGTCGGAGGAATCAAATGGTTAA
- a CDS encoding DUF2111 domain-containing protein, which yields MNLTKSSTGDEITPLALAIHELVNRLPITMRTKNTRGVRIEEGKVIDNDYSGPILEKVLENGKISNETPNYGPYKGVPVLVVPLLENDEVIASIGVVDTTKGIYSDIMQITKRPEQFDKDNSRGEFY from the coding sequence ATGAACCTTACAAAATCATCAACTGGGGATGAAATTACACCCCTGGCACTTGCAATACACGAACTCGTGAACAGACTTCCCATAACCATGCGAACTAAAAACACAAGAGGAGTTAGAATCGAAGAGGGTAAAGTAATTGACAATGATTATTCAGGCCCAATACTTGAAAAAGTACTTGAAAATGGAAAAATATCCAATGAAACTCCGAATTATGGTCCTTACAAAGGCGTACCAGTTCTTGTGGTTCCTTTATTAGAAAATGATGAAGTAATAGCTTCAATAGGTGTTGTGGATACAACAAAAGGAATTTACAGTGATATAATGCAAATAACTAAAAGACCAGAACAGTTTGATAAAGATAACTCGAGGGGGGAATTCTATTGA